CTTGCACTTGGGACAGGTCGCCAGATGGGCCAGCACCCGGTCCCGTACGTCGTGTTTCAGCTCGCCGTCGACAAGCGCGGCAAGCCGGTCCCCCAGGTGCTGCTCCGCGGGGGTGGGACTTGAGCCAGTCACGCCGGTCCGCCCTCCCCTGCCAGGCCGACCGCAGCCATCAGCGTGCGCTGCTGCTCCGCACGGGCCTCCGGGGAACGGTGCTGCAGGGCCTTGCGCAGATGCGACCGCCCGCGGTGGATGCGGCTGCGGACGGTGCCCAGCTTGACGCCGAGGGTGGCGGCGATCTCCTCGTACGACAGTCCCTCGATGTCACAGAGGACCACGGCCGCACGGAACTCCGGGGCGAGGGTGTCCAGCGCCTGCTGCACATCGGCGTCGAAGTGGGTGTCGTTGAAGACCTGCTGCGGGGACGGCTCCCGGCTGGGCAGCCGCTCGGCCGCGTCGTCGCCGAGCGCGTCGAAGCGGATGCGCTGCTTGCGGCGGACCATGTCCAGGAACAGGTTCGTGGTGATCCGGTGCAGCCAGCCCTCGAAGGTGCCGGGAGTGTACGTGGACAAGGAGCGGAACACGCGGACGAAGACTTCCTGAGTGAGGTCCTCGGCGTCGTGCTGGTTGCCCGTCAGTCGGTAAGCGAGGCGGTAGACCCGGCCGCTGTGCGTGCTGACGATCTCCTCCCAGGAGGGAGGGGTCCACGCCTGCGATTCCGCATCCGATGCGAATGTCGCGGTTGCTGCGGAGTCGTGGGTGCGGGACTGGTCAGCAATGTCGGTCACGGATCTCGGCTCACCCGACGACCTGAGGAAGCGCCTCAGCACTCCTCTCCGATCCGCGGGTGCAGCCGCACCTCCCCTGTCGGCTCTGGTGGTGTCCAGCGGAGCCCCTACCATAGCCACCTCGCCCGTTAGCTCCGGATAAGAATCTTTACGCGAATTTGGGTGCTGCTTCGTGTCCTGATTCATGCGCTTACCCCCGTCCTTCACAACGCCTGGTCCCATCTGCGGGTTCCCGGGCGCAGCGGATACAGTCAGCGTCGCGCCAACTACGGGGACAGGAGAGGGTCATTACCGCCAACCGGCAGACGAGCTGGGCGTTCGCCGACGCCTTTGTCGCCGAGGACGATGCGCTGCGCTGGGCCCGTGACCGGTCCCGGGAGTCAGGGCTCCCCTCGGTGTCGCCAGGCACGGGTGCCGCGCTGCGACTGCTGGCTGCCACGGCTGACGCGAAAGCGGTGGCCGAAATCGGTACGGGGACGGGAGTCTCCGGGATCTATCTGCTGCAGGGCATGCGGCCCGACGGCGTACTGACCACGGTGGATCCCGAGCCGGACCGTCAGCAGTTCGCCAAGCAGGCGTTCCGCGCGGCGGGCTTCGCGGGGAACCGGGCCCGGTTCATCCCGGGGCGGGCGCTGGACGTCCTTCCGCGCCTGGCGGACGGCGGGTACGACCTCGTGTTCTGCGACGGCGACCGGCTGGAGTCGCTGGAGTATCTCGCTGAATCGTTGCGCCTGCTGCGACCTGGCGGTCTGGTCTGCTTCGAGGGCGTCTTCTCGGAGGGCCGCACGGTCGACTCGGCGGCCCAACCGGCGGAGGTGCTGCGCGTACGGGAGCTGCTGCGGGCGGTCCGTGAGAGCCAGGAGCTGCTGCCGTCCCTCCTTCCGGTGGGCGACGGCCTCCTCTGCGCGGTCCGGCGCGGCTGACCCCCGGCCCGGAGCTGCACTCCGAAACCGCATTGCCCCGGAAAACGCATTGCCCCGGCACGTCAGTACCGGGGCAATGAAAGTGTGGGCGCTTCCGCGTCAGCCGACGACCTTCTTCAGGGCGTCGCCGAGGGCATCGGCTTCGTCCGGAGTCAGCTCGACGACAAGCCGACCGCCGCCTTCGAGCGGAACGCGCATGACGATGCCCCGCCCCTCCTTGGTCACCTCGAGCGGGCCGTCGCCCGTCCGCGGCTTCATGGCCGCCATGCTCGTTCCCCTTCCTGAAACCAGCTCATCGCAGCCGACAACCCAGGTGTCACCGGCATCGAACACATTGCTTCCAGGTCATTATCCCGCATGGCGGGACCCGATGACCAACATCAGTCGGCATCGCTTGAGCAACGCGCTCTCTCAAAACCACTCAATTCGGCGATCCGCCTGCGATACTTCGCCACCGCGCACGGGGCCGGGCCCGAAGATTCTTAGACGCAGGTCACATGGTCGGCCCTGGAGATCTCCGACATGCTGGGGCTGCACACTCGCCGAAGATGCCTGAACAACGCCGTCAGAGCTGCAAAGGGGACCAGCCATGGCCGACTCCGTGCTGTACGAGGTGAGCGACGGACTCGCGACGATCACGATCAACCGGCCCGAGGCCATGAACGCGATGAACACCGAGGCCAAGGTCGCTCTCCGGGACGCAGCCCGGGCAGCCGCCGCGGACCCCGCCGTACGGGCGGTACTGCTCACCGCGTCCGGGCGCGCCTTCTGTGTGGGCCAGGACCTCAAGGAGCACATCGGGACCCTCGTCGCCGCCCGGGAATCGGGCAGCGGCGACGTCATGAACACCGTGCGGGACCACTACAACCCCATCGTGCGGGCTCTGACCGAGATGCCGAAGCCGGTCGTGGCCGGGGTCAACGGCGTCGCCGCCGGCGCGGGTCTCGGCTTCGCCCTCGCCGCGGACTACCGGGTGGTCGCCGACACCGCCAAGTTCACGACCTCGTTCGCGGGGGTCGCGCTGACCGCGGACTCCGGGGTG
This window of the Streptomyces sp. SLBN-118 genome carries:
- the sigE gene encoding RNA polymerase sigma factor SigE, producing the protein MVGAPLDTTRADRGGAAAPADRRGVLRRFLRSSGEPRSVTDIADQSRTHDSAATATFASDAESQAWTPPSWEEIVSTHSGRVYRLAYRLTGNQHDAEDLTQEVFVRVFRSLSTYTPGTFEGWLHRITTNLFLDMVRRKQRIRFDALGDDAAERLPSREPSPQQVFNDTHFDADVQQALDTLAPEFRAAVVLCDIEGLSYEEIAATLGVKLGTVRSRIHRGRSHLRKALQHRSPEARAEQQRTLMAAVGLAGEGGPA
- a CDS encoding O-methyltransferase is translated as MQSASRQLRGQERVITANRQTSWAFADAFVAEDDALRWARDRSRESGLPSVSPGTGAALRLLAATADAKAVAEIGTGTGVSGIYLLQGMRPDGVLTTVDPEPDRQQFAKQAFRAAGFAGNRARFIPGRALDVLPRLADGGYDLVFCDGDRLESLEYLAESLRLLRPGGLVCFEGVFSEGRTVDSAAQPAEVLRVRELLRAVRESQELLPSLLPVGDGLLCAVRRG
- a CDS encoding DUF3117 domain-containing protein, coding for MAAMKPRTGDGPLEVTKEGRGIVMRVPLEGGGRLVVELTPDEADALGDALKKVVG
- a CDS encoding enoyl-CoA hydratase/isomerase family protein, which produces MADSVLYEVSDGLATITINRPEAMNAMNTEAKVALRDAARAAAADPAVRAVLLTASGRAFCVGQDLKEHIGTLVAARESGSGDVMNTVRDHYNPIVRALTEMPKPVVAGVNGVAAGAGLGFALAADYRVVADTAKFTTSFAGVALTADSGVSWTLPRLIGQSRAADLLLFPRSFSAQEAYEWGIANKLVPADDLAAEAAAVARALAEGPTVAYAALKESLAFGAGHTLGETLEKEDELQSRAGASEDHSIAVQAFVGKEKPKYLGR